The following proteins are co-located in the Candidatus Deferrimicrobiaceae bacterium genome:
- a CDS encoding peptidyl-prolyl cis-trans isomerase codes for MRKLMGVLVLVTVTAPSFFACGSAGKKEPDVVLAVVEGDRITESMFRKEAENLPPYIRPIVETQSGRMQFLDSLITRDLLMREALRRGVDRRVDVRGRLEQARRSILLEALLREVAENAPALSDEELRKYYEENKANLETGERVRVRHILFKEEKKAEEIAQRAENGEPFEQLMRAAEAVGGTTADLGLIERGSFDKDFENAAFGAPKNSIAGPVKTLYGYHVIQVLEKRPAGLPPFEEVKGKIAAELREGAQREAFEKLVNGLKKQAKIRLTVPLPAEGPAPVPPAGNDVPSGGATPPKGGR; via the coding sequence ATGCGCAAGCTCATGGGGGTTCTCGTTCTCGTGACCGTGACGGCCCCGTCCTTTTTCGCCTGCGGGAGCGCGGGGAAGAAGGAGCCGGACGTCGTTCTGGCGGTGGTGGAAGGCGACCGGATCACCGAGTCGATGTTCCGGAAGGAGGCGGAGAACCTCCCGCCGTACATCCGCCCGATCGTGGAGACGCAGTCCGGGAGGATGCAGTTTCTGGACAGCCTGATCACCCGCGATCTTCTCATGCGGGAGGCGCTTCGCCGCGGCGTCGACCGGCGGGTCGACGTGCGCGGCCGGCTCGAGCAGGCCCGGAGGTCGATCCTTCTGGAAGCGCTTCTCCGGGAGGTCGCGGAGAACGCGCCGGCCCTCTCCGATGAGGAGCTCCGGAAATATTACGAGGAGAACAAGGCGAACCTCGAAACGGGGGAGCGGGTCCGGGTGCGCCACATCCTGTTCAAGGAGGAAAAAAAGGCGGAGGAAATCGCCCAAAGAGCGGAAAACGGAGAGCCGTTCGAACAGTTGATGCGTGCCGCCGAAGCGGTTGGCGGGACGACGGCGGATCTGGGGCTGATCGAACGGGGATCCTTCGACAAGGATTTCGAGAACGCCGCGTTCGGGGCCCCGAAGAATTCGATCGCGGGGCCGGTCAAGACGTTGTACGGATATCACGTGATCCAGGTGCTCGAGAAGCGGCCTGCCGGCCTGCCGCCGTTTGAGGAAGTCAAAGGGAAGATCGCCGCCGAACTGCGCGAGGGGGCGCAGCGGGAGGCCTTCGAAAAACTCGTGAACGGGCTCAAGAAACAGGCAAAGATACGCTTGACGGTACCCCTTCCGGCGGAAGGGCCGGCCCCCGTTCCCCCGGCGGGGAACGATGTCCCGTCGGGCGGGGCAACCCCGCCCAAGGGGGGACGCTGA